A window of the Bactrocera neohumeralis isolate Rockhampton unplaced genomic scaffold, APGP_CSIRO_Bneo_wtdbg2-racon-allhic-juicebox.fasta_v2 cluster09, whole genome shotgun sequence genome harbors these coding sequences:
- the LOC126764499 gene encoding uncharacterized protein LOC126764499: protein MRYIRNFCATSIKKSHCMKMEALKIKQQTQPKQFEILVDFMKAHPNLSKGSLKTPDAKNTSNNIWKNLVSYLNAAGPPLRDIAGWKKVWADYKIHLKAKMRRNKNNISGTGGGPSLFIPLSQLEQQVSELLSIEESINGMSGTLSFGAATSSMSEFVLKLSRSPERFHTWESCDAPPNLPFTALICIL, encoded by the exons ATGCGTTATATTCGTAATTTTTGTGCTACAAGTATAAAGAAGTCGCATTGCATGAAAAT GGAAgcactgaaaataaaacaacaaactcaACCAAAGCAATTTGAAATTCTCGTGGATTTCATGAAGGCGCATCCTAATTTATCGAAAGGATCACTAAAAACACCAGACGCCAAAAATACCTCCAATaatatatggaaaaatttagtttccTATTTAAACGCAGCTGGGCCACCATTGCGCGACATTGCGGGGTGGAAAAAG GTTTGGGCAGACTATAAGATTCacttaaaggcaaaaatgcgacgaaacaaaaataatatttcgggaACTGGAGGTGGTCCCTCACTTTTCATACCCTTATCACAGTTAGAACAACAAGTGAGTGAGTTATTGTCAATAGAGGAATCAATAAATGGAATGAGTGGTACCTTGTCATTCGGTGCAGCTACAAGCAGCATGTCGGAG TTCGTCCTCAAACTTTCACGTTCTCCTGAGAGGTTCCATACGTGGGAGTCATGCGACGCTCCTCCAAATCTACCATTTACTGCCCTTATCTGCATTTTGTGA